The following are encoded together in the Scytonema millei VB511283 genome:
- a CDS encoding helix-turn-helix transcriptional regulator produces MTKLEDSTKVLPHPPLLDSHSAGWNDLFLAYYHHPGYETPTEHLMAQHVLDVSDRHNWVQHERRVGDRYQSYWFGNGEIAFCPANTLHWAVWQQEVRFTLITFTPQLLARLANECTDRDRLELIPRFQFVDPVIQQLASALKADLQAGCPAGRIYGESVGVALAVHLLTTCSTLPPKISTYSDGLPQYKLQQVTDYIHAHLNLEIKLSDLARIVGMSQYYFCRLFKQSTGMTPHQYLIRLRVERAKQLLKQPNLAIADVAFQCGFSHQSHLSCHFRRLTGMSPKTFQQQ; encoded by the coding sequence ATGACTAAGCTAGAGGACTCTACCAAAGTCCTGCCTCATCCACCATTGCTTGACAGCCACTCAGCAGGCTGGAACGATCTTTTTCTGGCTTACTACCATCATCCAGGTTATGAGACTCCAACAGAGCATTTGATGGCGCAACACGTCCTCGATGTGAGCGATCGCCATAATTGGGTACAGCACGAAAGGCGCGTAGGCGATCGTTATCAGTCTTACTGGTTTGGTAATGGCGAGATTGCTTTTTGTCCGGCTAACACGCTGCATTGGGCAGTATGGCAGCAAGAAGTACGCTTTACTCTGATTACCTTTACTCCTCAACTTTTAGCAAGATTGGCAAATGAATGTACGGATCGCGATCGCCTGGAACTAATTCCTCGTTTTCAATTTGTCGATCCGGTAATTCAACAACTCGCCTCAGCTTTGAAAGCAGATTTACAGGCTGGGTGTCCCGCTGGACGGATTTATGGCGAGTCTGTCGGCGTTGCTTTAGCCGTACATTTGCTTACTACCTGCTCCACATTACCACCAAAAATCTCTACATATTCTGACGGGCTACCACAGTACAAGTTGCAACAGGTGACTGATTACATTCACGCTCATCTAAATCTAGAGATTAAATTATCAGATTTAGCTCGGATTGTAGGCATGAGTCAATATTATTTCTGTCGTCTATTTAAACAATCTACGGGCATGACACCCCATCAATATTTGATTCGGCTGCGGGTAGAAAGAGCAAAACAATTACTCAAACAACCAAATTTAGCGATCGCAGATGTAGCGTTTCAGTGTGGTTTTTCGCATCAAAGTCACTTGAGTTGCCATTTTCGTCGCTTAACGGGGATGTCTCCCAAAACATTTCAACAGCAATAG
- a CDS encoding DUF6463 family protein gives MLRLSGYWLYATSIIHVLVGLWLYAEPLSNIARSGFFNAVDPFCDRNTAFWFLMVVPLLFAMGQLCCWAQIQSITLPNFLGWCLLVTALVGIFLMPISGFWLLIPPSVLIIITSHQSKSNTTSISYKA, from the coding sequence ATGTTGAGATTGAGTGGATATTGGCTATACGCTACCAGCATTATCCATGTTTTAGTTGGTTTATGGCTCTATGCCGAACCGCTATCGAATATTGCTCGGAGTGGATTTTTCAACGCAGTAGATCCATTTTGCGATCGCAATACTGCCTTTTGGTTTTTGATGGTTGTGCCATTACTTTTTGCTATGGGACAACTATGTTGCTGGGCACAAATTCAAAGTATAACTCTTCCAAATTTTCTTGGTTGGTGTCTTCTAGTAACTGCTCTAGTTGGGATATTTTTGATGCCAATTTCAGGGTTCTGGTTGCTGATACCACCGTCTGTACTAATAATCATCACCTCACATCAGTCTAAAAGTAATACCACTAGTATTTCTTATAAAGCTTAA
- a CDS encoding ester cyclase has translation MFVEQNKAIALRFATEGWGTNPNWKKAWDELVSSEIVHYFCSWAEPIRGIEANKKFAVSLFQGFPDIRQTIEETIAQEDKVMYRSTLQGTHTGIFMGIPPTGKVITVNGSFNLFRISEGKIVEWWYELNLLEVMKQMGVITEPALK, from the coding sequence ATGTTTGTCGAACAAAACAAAGCGATCGCTCTGCGTTTTGCTACTGAAGGGTGGGGAACTAATCCTAATTGGAAAAAAGCTTGGGATGAGTTAGTCTCGTCAGAGATCGTACATTACTTTTGTAGCTGGGCTGAACCAATTCGAGGAATAGAGGCAAACAAAAAATTTGCAGTGAGTTTATTTCAAGGATTTCCCGATATTCGACAGACAATTGAAGAGACGATCGCCCAGGAAGATAAAGTGATGTATCGTTCTACTCTTCAAGGTACTCACACGGGAATATTTATGGGAATACCACCTACAGGTAAGGTTATAACTGTCAATGGGAGTTTCAATTTATTCCGCATTTCTGAAGGGAAGATTGTGGAATGGTGGTATGAATTGAACTTGCTAGAAGTCATGAAACAAATGGGAGTCATTACCGAACCTGCCTTGAAATAG
- a CDS encoding Uma2 family endonuclease — protein sequence MLLQLSQIDVQPGQKVTLRNISWDDFEQILAELGDRRASRIAYYQGMLEIMVPLAGHESGKENIGDLVKVLLEELDIEFASLGSTTFKRQVINAGVEPDACFYIQNEAVIRGKERIDLNFDPPPDLAIEIDFTSNSEIKKNSYAALGVPELWVYNGRSLNLYVLQERQYVATEQSQVFPNLPIVEAIPRYVDRSKVEGRNVAIKAFRRWVAEYLGTKGDN from the coding sequence ATGCTACTTCAATTAAGTCAAATTGATGTGCAACCAGGGCAAAAGGTAACTTTACGCAATATTAGCTGGGATGATTTTGAGCAAATATTAGCAGAGTTGGGCGATCGCCGTGCTTCTCGAATCGCATATTATCAAGGAATGTTGGAAATTATGGTTCCATTGGCAGGACATGAAAGTGGTAAAGAGAATATTGGGGATTTGGTGAAAGTCCTGCTGGAAGAACTCGATATTGAGTTTGCGTCTCTGGGTTCGACTACTTTCAAACGACAAGTTATAAATGCTGGTGTGGAACCTGATGCTTGTTTTTATATCCAAAATGAGGCAGTAATTAGGGGTAAGGAGAGGATCGATCTGAACTTCGATCCTCCACCAGATTTAGCAATTGAGATCGATTTTACCAGCAATTCGGAGATTAAAAAGAATAGCTACGCCGCGTTAGGTGTTCCTGAATTGTGGGTTTATAATGGGCGATCGCTTAATTTATATGTGCTGCAAGAACGGCAGTATGTTGCTACAGAACAAAGTCAAGTTTTTCCTAATTTGCCAATTGTAGAAGCCATTCCTCGGTATGTCGATCGGAGTAAAGTAGAAGGAAGAAATGTCGCAATTAAGGCATTTCGGAGATGGGTTGCAGAATATCTAGGAACCAAGGGAGATAATTGA
- a CDS encoding alpha/beta hydrolase: protein MSIKLIWRSLLYNTAFAGTMYIIAGLFLYFQQTRFIFFPRATIDTTPAAFNLPYQEVWLPVKTASKQVEKIHSWWIPVSTTSDRVLLYLHGNGINIGANVAHANRFHRMGFSVLLPDYRGYGLSQGSFPTESQVYQDAQVAWDYLVKERKIPANRIFIYGHSLGGAVAIDLSVKQPDAAGLIVEGSFTSVADMVNHQQVYRIFPIDLLLHQRFDSINKMGSLAMPVLFIHGTADWQVPASMSQQLYQAAPQPKQIFLVPGAGHNNTAEVAGSQYFQVVQQFVKQVENKNVTQRRGHFHAGVFPVEESVRSKDAKVN, encoded by the coding sequence ATGTCAATAAAGCTTATTTGGCGATCGCTATTATATAACACTGCGTTCGCAGGTACTATGTATATCATTGCTGGTTTATTTCTCTACTTTCAACAAACGCGATTTATCTTCTTTCCTCGCGCTACTATTGATACTACACCAGCAGCATTTAATTTACCTTATCAAGAGGTGTGGCTACCTGTAAAAACGGCATCTAAGCAGGTAGAAAAAATACATAGTTGGTGGATACCTGTCTCGACAACAAGCGACAGAGTACTGCTATATTTGCACGGTAATGGAATTAATATTGGCGCAAATGTGGCTCACGCAAATCGATTTCATCGCATGGGATTTTCAGTATTACTTCCCGATTATCGCGGTTATGGTTTGAGTCAGGGGAGTTTTCCGACTGAATCGCAAGTTTATCAAGACGCACAAGTGGCTTGGGATTATTTGGTTAAGGAGAGAAAGATTCCAGCCAATCGGATTTTTATTTACGGACATTCTTTAGGTGGTGCAGTGGCAATCGATCTGTCGGTAAAACAACCAGATGCGGCTGGATTAATTGTGGAAGGTTCTTTCACTTCAGTTGCGGATATGGTAAATCATCAGCAAGTTTATCGAATTTTTCCGATAGATTTATTGTTACACCAGCGTTTTGATTCTATTAATAAGATGGGTTCTTTAGCAATGCCAGTATTGTTTATTCATGGTACTGCTGACTGGCAAGTTCCTGCTAGTATGAGTCAACAATTATATCAAGCTGCACCGCAACCAAAACAAATTTTTTTAGTTCCAGGGGCAGGGCATAATAATACTGCTGAGGTCGCTGGTAGTCAGTATTTTCAGGTGGTGCAGCAGTTTGTTAAGCAAGTAGAGAATAAAAATGTCACGCAAAGGCGAGGACACTTCCATGCGGGGGTTTTCCCCGTTGAGGAAAGTGTCCGTAGCAAAGACGCAAAAGTTAATTAA
- a CDS encoding serine/threonine-protein kinase, protein MPVYCTQGHENLPESRFCMHCGEKLSLASGNGLYSGQVLGDRYSIVRLLAQGGFGRTYLAEDSNRFRELCVLKEFAPQAQSNTLLRKAAELFEREAGVLYKLQHPQIPRFRELFRVKIDSKEHLFLVQDYVEGETYRSLLDERMQQGKFFSETEIVHLLQQILPVLDYIHSVGVIHRDISPENLILRASDRLPMLIDFGGVKQVVATVSSAKSGRGTQTATLLGKVGYAPPEQMQQGVVYPHSDLYALAATVLVLLTGKEPQELIDDRDLTWHWRREVNLTPMLGTMLDKMLSPRPSDRYHSAQHVLRLLQQHSKAAATLVPTPMTVAVNKSPNAVAVKPVINIPQPVINIPQPVINFSQLVHKFPKPVINFPKPVINIPKSIIKIPSVTFFKTKKLWFALPIGIISAYMGWLVVSGWLQFQSNLTEKKTPQTQKVAAKPQFSAAEQRRKNQLRDRRQRMGINNRYYIALVDQVFWERYPQYKGRRLTANPADAKIRADWDNLAAECLDWLHFLPSETRKRLGSYSQKDRSRWQQQLDRLNLSNRALYDLADAAFLQMFPQQRGQNFMNKPINQVWYAIAEEKLQAILKGNAYEKIEFDSGTSERQVSGRLKSGEGKTFVAELTEEQVMQLELEADPQVLISVYSPTGKIKLMEDSRDRTWDGNLPESGFYEFVVVSTASGKSDYQLKLIISE, encoded by the coding sequence ATGCCCGTATACTGCACTCAAGGTCACGAAAACTTGCCTGAAAGTCGTTTTTGTATGCATTGCGGCGAGAAGCTGTCTCTAGCGTCGGGAAATGGCTTGTATTCAGGACAGGTGCTAGGCGATCGCTACTCAATCGTGCGTTTACTAGCACAAGGTGGTTTTGGGCGCACCTATCTAGCGGAGGATAGTAACCGCTTTCGCGAACTCTGCGTTTTGAAAGAATTTGCGCCGCAAGCACAGAGTAATACTCTTTTACGCAAAGCAGCAGAATTGTTTGAACGGGAAGCGGGAGTTCTTTACAAATTGCAGCATCCGCAAATTCCCCGCTTTCGCGAATTATTTCGCGTCAAAATTGACAGTAAAGAACATTTATTTCTCGTCCAAGATTACGTAGAAGGGGAAACCTACCGCAGTTTATTAGATGAGAGAATGCAGCAAGGAAAATTTTTTAGCGAGACAGAGATCGTTCACCTCTTGCAGCAAATTCTTCCTGTATTAGATTACATCCACAGTGTAGGAGTCATTCATCGGGATATTTCCCCAGAAAATTTAATTTTACGCGCTAGCGATCGCCTACCAATGTTGATTGATTTTGGTGGTGTCAAACAAGTTGTTGCGACTGTTTCATCTGCTAAGTCTGGTAGGGGAACGCAAACGGCTACGCTACTAGGAAAAGTCGGTTACGCACCACCCGAACAAATGCAGCAGGGGGTAGTTTATCCTCACAGCGATTTGTATGCCTTGGCTGCTACAGTATTGGTGTTACTCACGGGTAAAGAACCACAAGAATTAATCGACGATCGCGATCTTACATGGCACTGGCGGCGAGAAGTCAATCTCACGCCAATGTTGGGGACGATGTTAGATAAAATGCTATCTCCTCGCCCTAGCGATCGCTATCATTCCGCACAACACGTTTTACGTCTTTTACAACAGCATAGTAAAGCTGCCGCAACACTCGTACCTACTCCTATGACGGTAGCAGTTAATAAATCACCCAATGCCGTTGCTGTCAAGCCAGTTATTAACATTCCCCAACCAGTTATTAACATTCCTCAACCAGTTATTAATTTTTCTCAGTTGGTTCATAAGTTTCCCAAGCCTGTAATTAACTTCCCTAAACCAGTTATTAATATCCCCAAATCAATTATTAAAATTCCTAGCGTTACTTTCTTCAAAACTAAAAAACTTTGGTTTGCATTACCAATCGGAATTATATCTGCATATATGGGTTGGTTAGTGGTAAGTGGTTGGTTGCAATTTCAATCAAATTTGACTGAAAAGAAAACACCCCAGACGCAAAAAGTTGCGGCTAAACCTCAGTTTTCTGCTGCCGAACAACGTCGTAAAAATCAATTGCGCGATCGCCGTCAGCGAATGGGGATAAATAACAGGTATTACATTGCTTTAGTAGACCAAGTTTTTTGGGAAAGATATCCTCAGTATAAAGGTCGTCGTCTCACGGCTAATCCCGCAGATGCAAAAATTAGGGCTGACTGGGATAATTTAGCTGCGGAATGCTTAGATTGGTTGCATTTTCTGCCTTCAGAAACTCGCAAGCGTTTGGGTAGTTATTCACAAAAAGATCGATCGCGTTGGCAACAGCAATTGGATCGGCTAAACCTCAGTAATAGAGCTTTATACGATTTAGCTGATGCTGCCTTTTTACAAATGTTTCCCCAACAGAGGGGACAAAATTTTATGAACAAACCGATTAATCAGGTTTGGTATGCGATCGCTGAGGAGAAGTTGCAAGCTATCCTGAAGGGAAACGCTTATGAGAAAATTGAGTTTGATTCTGGAACTAGCGAACGACAAGTTAGTGGTAGATTGAAGTCAGGCGAAGGGAAAACTTTTGTTGCCGAATTGACAGAAGAACAAGTGATGCAACTGGAACTGGAAGCCGATCCGCAAGTATTAATTTCAGTGTATTCTCCTACAGGTAAAATTAAGCTGATGGAAGATTCTCGCGATCGCACTTGGGATGGTAATCTCCCAGAATCCGGTTTTTATGAGTTTGTTGTCGTATCTACTGCGTCTGGTAAGAGCGATTATCAGCTTAAACTAATTATTAGCGAATAG
- a CDS encoding alpha/beta hydrolase → MTRNASFASLSPCLPCPHASRTTQFIICSMSFNFSARTWLGVVVSSLGLWFLPIPGIANSAIAAKKIYISYGAIERSISVNSLESYAKKGIVDDELATYAAYVSPQRLLQLQRVLLKRIDLSPVAVSQFLYTPTGTTLLKRLGEVVQTESRQSGFYALRSALVLAAADPKGLTLLNILHKFPTNVRVNMGRMLQMAEALETLISQSRRAIALISENSTAAAAQVQGINFSQLPDLRSPGRFSWSKQTLKLSDRRRDRAFVADLYLPREQGTGSREQGGQGGQEDKGATTNYQLPITDRQKFPVIVISHGLGSDRTSFIYLAEQLASYGFAVAVPEHPGSNAEQLRSLFSGQAADVAEPSEFVNRPLDVKYLLDELERLNAANPSWQLNVQRAAIIGQSFGGYTALALAGAGLNFSQLRRDCNNPKDVWNLSLLLQCRALALPLTQDNLKDWRIKAAIAINPFTSSIFGELGLRKIQIPVAIVSSSADTIAPALPEQIIPFAWLTTARKYLISIDRASHFSTIGESAAEDADPIPLPAQVIGPNPAIARRYVSILSVAFMETYLDRNPQYRPYLSSSYIQTVSQAPLDVSLVSSLPLTQLANSICAVVTAQQNFCPQAYRRGRKES, encoded by the coding sequence GTGACTAGAAATGCTTCCTTTGCTTCCTTGTCTCCCTGTCTTCCCTGTCCCCACGCATCACGCACCACTCAATTCATTATTTGCTCTATGTCATTTAATTTTTCTGCTCGGACGTGGCTAGGAGTTGTGGTAAGTAGTTTAGGACTGTGGTTTTTACCCATACCTGGAATTGCCAACTCGGCGATCGCGGCAAAAAAAATTTATATTTCCTATGGAGCGATCGAACGGTCTATTTCTGTAAACTCCTTGGAAAGCTACGCTAAAAAAGGCATAGTTGACGACGAGCTAGCTACCTATGCAGCATATGTCAGTCCCCAACGATTGTTACAATTACAGCGAGTTTTACTCAAACGGATCGATCTAAGTCCGGTTGCAGTATCCCAGTTTCTTTATACGCCAACTGGAACAACCCTGTTAAAAAGACTAGGCGAGGTTGTCCAAACTGAATCTCGGCAATCGGGATTTTATGCCCTGCGCTCGGCACTCGTTTTAGCAGCAGCAGATCCAAAAGGCTTAACACTCCTGAACATACTACACAAATTCCCGACTAACGTACGAGTTAATATGGGGCGGATGCTTCAGATGGCTGAAGCCCTAGAAACGTTGATTAGCCAATCTCGCAGAGCGATCGCCTTAATTTCTGAAAATTCGACAGCCGCAGCTGCTCAAGTCCAAGGAATAAATTTTTCTCAGTTACCAGATTTGCGCTCGCCTGGACGTTTTAGTTGGAGCAAGCAAACCTTAAAATTAAGCGATCGTCGCCGCGATCGGGCTTTTGTTGCCGATCTTTATTTACCAAGGGAGCAGGGAACAGGGAGCAGGGAGCAGGGAGGACAAGGGGGACAAGAGGACAAGGGAGCAACTACCAATTACCAATTACCAATTACCGATCGCCAAAAATTCCCAGTTATAGTCATATCGCACGGTTTAGGGAGCGATCGCACGAGTTTTATTTATCTAGCCGAGCAACTGGCAAGTTATGGTTTTGCTGTTGCAGTTCCCGAACATCCTGGTAGCAATGCAGAACAATTACGATCGCTGTTTTCCGGTCAAGCCGCGGATGTTGCAGAACCGAGCGAATTTGTCAACCGTCCTTTAGACGTGAAATACTTATTGGATGAATTAGAGCGATTGAACGCAGCTAATCCCAGTTGGCAGTTGAATGTACAACGAGCAGCGATTATTGGTCAATCGTTTGGCGGTTATACTGCCTTAGCTTTAGCAGGTGCAGGCTTGAATTTTAGCCAACTGCGCCGAGACTGTAATAACCCTAAAGATGTCTGGAATCTATCGCTACTGCTTCAGTGTCGTGCTTTGGCTTTACCATTGACTCAAGATAATTTGAAAGACTGGAGAATTAAAGCCGCGATCGCCATTAACCCATTTACTAGTAGTATTTTTGGGGAATTAGGGTTGAGGAAGATTCAAATTCCCGTAGCGATCGTTAGCAGCAGTGCAGATACAATCGCTCCTGCCTTACCAGAACAGATTATTCCCTTTGCTTGGTTGACAACAGCGCGAAAATACTTGATCTCCATCGATCGCGCCAGCCATTTTTCTACGATTGGTGAATCAGCTGCGGAAGATGCCGATCCGATCCCCCTACCTGCACAAGTTATCGGTCCCAATCCGGCGATCGCACGCCGCTACGTTAGCATTTTGAGCGTGGCATTCATGGAAACTTATCTCGATCGAAACCCCCAGTATCGTCCCTATCTCAGCTCCTCCTATATTCAAACCGTCAGCCAAGCACCGCTAGATGTGAGTCTCGTTTCATCCTTACCACTAACTCAGCTAGCTAATTCTATCTGTGCGGTGGTCACAGCCCAACAGAATTTTTGTCCTCAAGCTTACAGGCGGGGGAGAAAAGAGAGCTGA
- a CDS encoding NAD(P)/FAD-dependent oxidoreductase: MKELLYIEIPTPDTSVVRNWLQAEFEPGIGQKAIAPEGFRLQIPIDTAIKTNISDPTAKKLGEISAFVWSVQRTTYLKVFRWADCPLPGERQILQSLVKQIRAKFPHHYPAPPAIDLSQQSIFEALAPHYPLTVKYFQQIPNGEYDLKRVYWWEQRWREGVQNPQQPRQVVFSKKNVETLHVTPLQPSYDLIYIGGALGVIHAAVMAQLGYRVLLLERLPFGRMNREWNISRTELQSLIDLGLLTPAECESVIAREYKDGFNKFFDGNNPPHLKAPILHTPTVLNIALDAERLLRLCGEKLKAAGGEIWDETEFLRADIERSQVTLQARHLPSQTQKQASGRVLVDAMGTASPIAWQLNGGRAFDSVCPTVGAVVNGGFEPGVWDAQYGDVLNSHGDISRGRQLIWELFPGAGEEITVYLFHYHQVNRENPGSLLEMYEDFFTILPEYRRCDLDKLVWKKPTFGYIPGHFSVGSRDRTVAFDRLVAIGDAASLQSPLVFTGFGSLVRNLSRLTALLDTALKHDLLSASDLNQIRAYQSNVAVTWMFSKGMMVPTGKFLPPERVNSMLNNFFGLLTDEPLEVADRFIKDRFDWFTFNRLALKAARKNPVLLLWIWELAGAKDLLRWLLSYFNFSWNALLSLCFSGWLPSFLHQIQPWLEPRYPRLWLRLLAQSYALTTGMGRPQLAIAPHPRTPAIGSQDVVSS; this comes from the coding sequence ATGAAAGAACTCTTGTATATTGAAATCCCCACACCAGACACATCTGTCGTTCGGAACTGGTTGCAAGCGGAATTTGAACCAGGAATCGGGCAAAAAGCGATCGCTCCTGAAGGTTTTCGCTTGCAGATACCTATAGATACAGCGATAAAGACAAATATTTCAGATCCAACGGCAAAAAAGCTAGGGGAGATCTCCGCTTTTGTTTGGTCTGTACAGCGTACTACATATCTCAAGGTTTTCCGTTGGGCAGATTGTCCCCTACCAGGAGAACGGCAAATTCTGCAAAGTCTTGTAAAGCAGATTAGAGCCAAGTTTCCGCATCACTATCCCGCACCACCAGCGATAGATTTATCCCAACAGTCTATTTTTGAGGCGCTTGCTCCCCACTACCCCCTCACCGTCAAGTATTTTCAGCAGATACCTAATGGCGAATACGATCTCAAGCGAGTTTACTGGTGGGAGCAAAGGTGGCGCGAAGGAGTGCAGAATCCGCAGCAGCCGCGTCAAGTTGTGTTTTCTAAAAAGAATGTAGAGACGTTACATGTAACGCCTCTACAGCCATCCTACGATCTCATTTACATCGGTGGCGCATTAGGAGTGATTCATGCGGCGGTGATGGCGCAACTGGGTTATCGCGTGTTGTTGTTGGAGCGTTTGCCATTTGGACGGATGAATCGGGAGTGGAATATCTCTCGCACGGAATTACAAAGTTTAATCGACCTGGGTTTGCTAACTCCCGCAGAATGCGAAAGCGTTATTGCACGAGAATATAAAGACGGATTTAATAAGTTTTTTGATGGGAACAATCCACCCCATTTAAAAGCACCGATCCTTCATACTCCAACGGTGCTGAATATAGCCTTAGATGCAGAAAGGCTGCTGCGGCTGTGTGGAGAAAAGTTAAAAGCTGCGGGGGGTGAAATTTGGGACGAAACCGAGTTTCTCCGCGCTGATATCGAGCGATCGCAAGTTACGTTACAAGCTCGGCATTTACCCAGCCAAACTCAAAAACAAGCTAGTGGCAGAGTTTTAGTAGATGCAATGGGAACGGCTTCTCCGATTGCTTGGCAACTCAATGGCGGTCGTGCTTTTGATAGCGTCTGTCCGACGGTAGGAGCGGTCGTTAATGGCGGCTTCGAGCCTGGGGTATGGGATGCTCAATATGGCGATGTTCTCAACAGCCACGGCGACATTTCGCGGGGAAGACAGTTAATTTGGGAATTATTTCCTGGTGCGGGCGAAGAAATCACAGTTTATTTGTTCCACTACCATCAAGTCAATCGAGAAAATCCTGGTTCGTTGCTGGAGATGTACGAGGACTTTTTCACAATTTTGCCAGAGTATCGCCGTTGCGACCTCGATAAACTCGTATGGAAAAAACCTACGTTTGGTTATATTCCGGGACATTTTAGCGTTGGGAGTCGCGATCGCACGGTTGCTTTCGATCGCTTAGTCGCGATCGGCGATGCAGCTTCACTGCAATCTCCCCTCGTCTTTACTGGTTTTGGCTCCCTAGTCCGCAATCTCAGCCGTCTCACAGCCTTATTAGATACAGCGCTCAAGCACGATTTGCTCAGTGCTAGCGATTTGAATCAAATTCGCGCCTATCAAAGCAATGTTGCCGTGACTTGGATGTTTTCTAAAGGCATGATGGTTCCCACGGGTAAATTTTTACCACCAGAACGGGTCAACTCGATGCTGAATAATTTCTTCGGACTGTTGACTGACGAACCTTTAGAAGTTGCCGATCGCTTTATTAAAGACCGCTTTGATTGGTTTACTTTTAATCGTTTGGCGCTGAAAGCTGCCAGAAAAAATCCCGTCTTGCTGCTCTGGATTTGGGAATTAGCTGGAGCTAAAGATCTGCTGCGATGGCTGCTGAGTTACTTTAACTTTAGCTGGAATGCCTTGCTAAGTCTTTGTTTTAGCGGCTGGTTGCCGAGTTTTTTGCACCAGATCCAACCGTGGTTAGAACCCCGCTATCCTAGATTGTGGCTGAGGCTGCTGGCACAAAGCTACGCCCTGACAACTGGCATGGGAAGACCCCAACTCGCGATCGCCCCTCATCCCCGCACGCCTGCAATTGGTTCTCAAGATGTAGTTAGTAGTTAG